Proteins co-encoded in one Alcanivorax sp. genomic window:
- a CDS encoding sigma-54 dependent transcriptional regulator, which translates to MSHILIVEDEPVIRGALRKLLERHDHSVEEADSVEQAREKSLNQFDLIISDLRLPGEPGTNMIEAAGNTPVLIMTSYASLRSAVDAMRQGAVDYIPKPFDHDEMLLAVDRVLKEGRLNRGNRALRRDIERNYPVRNMVGDSDVMQDLRHRINRVGPTNTPVLIMGEAGTGKELTARALHENSERAAGPMVSVQCAAVPRNLQITELFGDDGQPGRIEEADGGTLFLDEIGELASEVQSRLLTLLTHHEIHRQGSLAPRKVDVRILASSQLDLPARVAEGAFRQDLYYRLNVMELTLPPLRERENDLDLLADALLMRGSEKLNRHHLHFTESARQAMHNYSWPGNVRELENVIERAIILTEEDGIGPAQLGLNPNRTPQRVSRASLDPSEDLSLEDYFTRFVMENQDSMTETELAQKLGISRKSLWERRQRLGIPRKKGGARR; encoded by the coding sequence ATGAGCCACATCCTGATTGTTGAAGACGAACCGGTTATTCGTGGCGCACTGCGAAAGCTGCTGGAACGTCATGACCACTCCGTGGAAGAAGCTGATTCCGTGGAGCAGGCCAGGGAGAAATCCCTCAATCAGTTTGATCTCATCATCAGCGACCTGCGCCTGCCGGGTGAACCCGGCACCAACATGATCGAAGCCGCGGGCAACACCCCGGTGCTGATCATGACCAGTTATGCCAGCCTGCGTTCCGCCGTGGATGCCATGCGCCAGGGGGCAGTGGATTACATTCCCAAGCCCTTTGATCATGACGAAATGCTGCTGGCCGTGGACCGGGTTCTCAAGGAAGGCCGGCTCAACCGCGGTAATCGCGCCCTGCGACGGGATATCGAACGCAATTACCCGGTCCGCAACATGGTGGGCGACAGTGACGTCATGCAGGACCTGCGTCATCGCATCAACCGGGTTGGCCCCACCAATACCCCGGTTCTGATCATGGGCGAAGCGGGCACCGGCAAGGAACTTACCGCCCGAGCCCTGCACGAAAACAGCGAGCGCGCTGCCGGCCCCATGGTGTCGGTGCAATGCGCCGCCGTGCCCCGTAACCTGCAGATCACAGAACTGTTCGGTGACGATGGCCAACCTGGGCGCATCGAGGAGGCGGATGGCGGCACCCTGTTTCTGGATGAAATTGGCGAGCTGGCCAGTGAGGTGCAAAGCCGCCTGCTGACCCTGCTGACCCACCACGAAATCCACCGCCAGGGATCCCTGGCCCCGCGTAAGGTCGATGTGAGAATTCTGGCCAGCAGTCAGCTGGACTTGCCTGCCCGGGTGGCAGAAGGCGCCTTCCGTCAGGATCTCTACTACCGGCTCAACGTGATGGAACTGACCCTGCCACCGCTGCGTGAGCGGGAAAATGATCTGGATCTGCTAGCCGACGCCCTGCTGATGCGCGGCAGCGAAAAACTCAATCGCCACCACCTGCATTTCACCGAATCTGCACGGCAGGCCATGCATAATTACAGTTGGCCCGGAAATGTACGGGAACTGGAAAACGTGATCGAGCGGGCCATTATCCTCACCGAAGAGGATGGCATCGGGCCTGCACAGCTGGGACTTAACCCCAACCGCACCCCGCAACGGGTGAGCCGGGCCAGCCTGGATCCCAGCGAAGATCTCTCCCTGGAGGACTATTTCACCCGTTTCGTCATGGAAAACCAGGACAGCATGACGGAAACCGAACTGGCCCAGAAGCTGGGAATCAGCCGAAAAAGCCTGTGGGAGCGCCGCCAGAGACTGGGAATCCCCCGCAAGAAAGGCGGCGCCCGGCGCTAA
- a CDS encoding deoxynucleoside kinase, with product MPSSNDKTLTERLEQRRQAGTLPRFIAVEGPIGAGKTSLARRLAMTFGYDLLLEQAEENPFLTRFYQDPARYALQTELFFLFQRADQLRQIQQQDLFAGPRIADFLIDKNRLFAQVTLDDDEFELYRNVDDHLTLDAPQPDLVIYLQAPPQVLRQRITRRGNDFEQRIEGDYLDRLSNAYTEFFHFYDRAPLLIVNAAEIDLVSHDRDYQQLVSELLDIRSGRHYFNPRPLVD from the coding sequence ATGCCCTCATCGAATGACAAGACGCTCACCGAGCGTCTGGAACAGCGCCGCCAGGCCGGCACCCTGCCCCGCTTCATCGCCGTGGAGGGCCCCATCGGCGCCGGCAAGACCAGCCTGGCCCGCCGCCTGGCCATGACCTTTGGTTACGATCTGCTGCTGGAGCAGGCGGAAGAAAACCCCTTCCTGACCCGTTTTTACCAGGACCCCGCTCGCTACGCCCTGCAGACCGAGCTTTTCTTCCTGTTCCAGCGTGCCGACCAGCTCCGCCAGATTCAGCAACAGGATCTGTTTGCCGGGCCCCGTATCGCCGATTTCCTGATCGACAAGAACCGACTGTTTGCCCAGGTGACCCTGGATGACGACGAGTTCGAACTGTATCGCAACGTGGATGACCACCTGACCCTGGATGCGCCGCAACCGGATCTGGTGATCTACCTGCAGGCCCCGCCCCAGGTCCTTCGACAGCGCATCACCCGGCGCGGCAATGATTTCGAGCAGCGCATTGAGGGTGACTATCTTGACCGGCTCAGCAACGCGTACACCGAGTTCTTCCATTTTTATGACCGTGCCCCCCTGCTGATCGTCAATGCGGCAGAGATTGATCTGGTCAGCCACGACCGCGACTATCAACAACTGGTCAGCGAGCTGCTGGACATCCGCTCCGGGCGACACTATTTTAACCCCCGGCCGCTGGTCGACTGA
- the folK gene encoding 2-amino-4-hydroxy-6-hydroxymethyldihydropteridine diphosphokinase, translated as MQAYIGLGSNLNNPAQRLISALTALQRLPGIRLLHHSRLFSSAPVGPQDQPDFVNAVAALDCHCTPLELLHTLQALELAAGRQRIRHWGERTLDLDILLLDERRIDTPELQVPHPQMIYRAFVLLPLMDIAPNAHLPDGTALSSFLEKVTDQQLSPLTELDCNALIE; from the coding sequence ATGCAGGCCTATATCGGACTCGGTAGCAACCTGAACAATCCGGCACAGCGTCTGATCAGTGCCCTGACGGCGCTGCAGCGGCTGCCCGGCATCCGCCTGCTGCATCACTCGCGGCTTTTCAGTAGCGCCCCTGTGGGCCCCCAGGACCAGCCCGACTTCGTGAATGCGGTGGCCGCCCTTGACTGCCACTGCACGCCCCTGGAACTGCTCCACACCTTGCAGGCTCTGGAACTGGCCGCCGGACGCCAGCGCATACGTCACTGGGGCGAGCGCACCCTGGACCTGGATATCCTGCTGCTCGATGAGCGCCGTATCGACACACCTGAACTGCAAGTCCCCCACCCCCAGATGATCTACCGGGCCTTTGTACTGTTGCCACTGATGGACATTGCTCCCAATGCCCACTTGCCCGATGGCACCGCACTGAGTAGCTTTCTTGAAAAGGTAACGGATCAGCAACTGTCGCCACTGACGGAACTGGATTGTAATGCCCTCATCGAATGA
- the panC gene encoding pantoate--beta-alanine ligase: MQTAHTVSQVREVVRGWHREGLNVGFVPTMGNLHSGHISLVREAMARCDKVVVSIFVNPTQFGPNEDFDRYPRTLDADAAQLVEVGADLLFAPSVDEMYPLGQNQTWVDVDSLGDYLCGASREGHFRGVTTVVSKLFNIVQPDVAVFGEKDFQQLAILRRMCEEQLFPVKIVGAPTSREEDGLAKSSRNGFLSESERKLAPKIYATLTALRDDIEQGERDFRALEQRYTDTLNGTGFQVDYLTIANARSLAPAAKNDTELVIAVAAKLGQTRLIDNVSLAVVDNS, from the coding sequence ATGCAAACAGCCCATACCGTCTCCCAAGTTCGCGAAGTGGTTCGTGGCTGGCATCGCGAAGGCTTGAACGTGGGCTTTGTGCCCACCATGGGCAATCTGCACAGCGGCCATATCAGCCTGGTGCGCGAGGCCATGGCCCGCTGCGACAAGGTGGTGGTCTCCATTTTCGTCAACCCGACCCAGTTCGGCCCCAACGAAGACTTTGACCGCTACCCTCGCACCCTGGACGCCGACGCCGCCCAGCTGGTGGAAGTGGGGGCCGATCTGCTGTTTGCGCCGTCTGTGGATGAGATGTATCCGCTGGGCCAGAACCAGACCTGGGTAGACGTAGACAGCCTGGGGGACTATCTGTGCGGCGCCAGCCGTGAGGGCCATTTTCGTGGTGTCACCACGGTGGTGTCCAAGCTGTTCAACATCGTCCAGCCGGACGTTGCCGTGTTCGGCGAGAAGGATTTCCAGCAGCTGGCGATCCTGCGTCGCATGTGCGAAGAGCAGCTGTTTCCGGTAAAGATCGTCGGCGCCCCCACCAGCCGGGAGGAGGACGGCCTGGCAAAAAGCTCAAGAAACGGCTTTCTCAGCGAGAGTGAGCGCAAACTTGCCCCGAAAATTTACGCCACACTTACCGCCCTGCGTGACGATATCGAGCAGGGTGAACGGGATTTCCGCGCCCTTGAACAACGTTACACAGACACCCTCAACGGGACCGGTTTTCAGGTGGATTACCTGACTATTGCCAACGCCAGAAGCCTGGCGCCAGCGGCCAAAAACGACACCGAACTGGTGATTGCCGTAGCCGCCAAACTGGGGCAAACGCGATTGATAGACAATGTCTCACTGGCCGTTGTAGACAACTCTTGA
- the panD gene encoding aspartate 1-decarboxylase — translation MQCTMLKAKLHQARVTHAELEYEGSCAIDGDLMDMAGILEYEQIQIYNIDNGERFETYAIRGEAGSKIISVNGAAAHKAQPGHRVIICAYASYSSAELVNFKPSLIYMDEGNAVKGTSNAIPVQVA, via the coding sequence ATGCAGTGCACCATGCTGAAAGCGAAACTCCATCAGGCTCGTGTCACCCACGCGGAACTCGAGTACGAAGGCTCTTGTGCCATCGATGGTGATCTGATGGACATGGCGGGTATCCTGGAGTACGAACAGATCCAGATCTACAACATCGACAACGGCGAGCGTTTCGAAACCTACGCGATCCGTGGCGAAGCAGGATCCAAGATCATTTCTGTCAATGGTGCAGCGGCACACAAGGCTCAGCCCGGTCACCGAGTGATCATCTGCGCCTACGCAAGCTACTCCAGCGCCGAACTGGTCAACTTCAAGCCCAGCCTGATCTACATGGATGAAGGCAATGCCGTCAAAGGCACCAGCAACGCGATTCCGGTTCAGGTCGCCTGA
- a CDS encoding TRL-like family protein yields MKKLCMLAAVSGTLFLTGCQTPYSPGMIYSDMAAPVDVRDNTVACTKEGSATMQNYLGFLATGDASTAAAKQDAGITKVGTVDVKFMNILGLYGKTTTSVCGE; encoded by the coding sequence ATGAAAAAGCTGTGCATGCTTGCCGCCGTTTCCGGCACCCTGTTCCTGACTGGTTGCCAGACCCCCTACTCCCCCGGGATGATCTACAGCGACATGGCGGCGCCAGTAGACGTGCGCGACAACACCGTTGCCTGCACCAAGGAAGGCTCCGCCACCATGCAGAACTACCTGGGCTTCCTGGCCACCGGTGACGCCTCCACCGCTGCTGCCAAGCAGGATGCTGGCATCACCAAGGTAGGCACCGTGGACGTAAAGTTCATGAATATCCTGGGCCTGTACGGCAAGACCACCACCTCTGTCTGCGGCGAATAG
- the pcnB gene encoding polynucleotide adenylyltransferase PcnB, which yields MNSPQIIPRDQHPISRQQISRAALNVLYGLHKAGFEAFLVGGCLRDILSGREPKDFDVSTNATPEQVHRLFKRSRIIGRRFQIVHVRFGREVIEVSTFRAMNREENPDKQQHHAHEETGLVLRDNTWGSIEEDALRRDFTCNALYYNIADFTLHDFTGSLQDIENERIHLIGEPQTRYREDPVRMLRAARFAAKLGFHIDQATADPIPELAELLLQVPSARLFDEVLKLFLNGHARASYEQLQQLHLFKFLFPGTQQALEGESGPVWEDMLLAAMDNTDKRLAVDKPVTPAFIYAVLLWPEIQQRMGGYLSSGLPPAQALHKAATRALNGQIKHTAIPRRFSTVMREMWELQLRLDKRGGRRADALMEHPRFRAAYDFLLLREQAGEIKPGLGDWWTRYQEEDEQGRRQMISNLGNQGGGNKRRRRRRPRKPKADS from the coding sequence ATGAATTCACCCCAGATTATTCCCCGTGACCAACATCCCATCTCTCGCCAGCAGATTTCCCGTGCGGCACTCAATGTGCTCTATGGCCTGCACAAGGCCGGGTTTGAGGCTTTCCTGGTGGGCGGCTGCCTGCGGGACATTCTCAGTGGCCGGGAGCCCAAGGATTTCGACGTCTCCACCAACGCCACCCCGGAACAGGTCCATCGCCTGTTCAAACGCAGCCGTATCATTGGCCGCCGCTTTCAGATCGTCCATGTGCGTTTTGGCCGCGAGGTGATCGAAGTCTCCACCTTCCGGGCCATGAACCGGGAAGAGAATCCGGACAAGCAACAGCATCATGCCCATGAGGAAACCGGACTGGTGCTGCGGGACAACACCTGGGGCAGCATCGAAGAGGATGCCCTGCGCCGTGATTTCACCTGTAATGCGCTCTACTACAACATTGCCGACTTCACCCTGCATGATTTCACTGGCAGCCTGCAGGACATCGAGAACGAGCGCATCCATTTGATCGGCGAGCCCCAGACCCGTTACCGGGAAGATCCGGTGCGCATGCTCCGTGCTGCCCGATTCGCCGCCAAACTGGGCTTCCACATCGATCAGGCCACCGCCGACCCGATCCCCGAACTGGCGGAATTGTTGCTGCAGGTGCCCTCAGCACGGCTGTTTGACGAAGTGCTCAAGCTGTTCCTCAACGGCCATGCCCGCGCATCCTATGAGCAGCTCCAGCAATTGCACCTGTTCAAGTTTCTGTTCCCCGGCACCCAACAGGCGCTGGAAGGCGAAAGTGGCCCGGTGTGGGAAGACATGCTGCTGGCCGCCATGGACAACACCGACAAGCGCCTGGCCGTGGACAAACCCGTCACCCCCGCCTTTATCTACGCGGTGCTGCTGTGGCCAGAAATCCAGCAGCGCATGGGCGGCTATCTGTCCAGCGGCCTGCCCCCGGCCCAGGCCCTGCACAAGGCAGCCACCCGGGCACTGAACGGTCAGATCAAGCACACGGCCATTCCCCGTCGCTTCTCCACCGTCATGCGGGAGATGTGGGAACTGCAGCTGCGCCTCGACAAGCGCGGCGGCCGCCGCGCCGATGCCCTCATGGAGCACCCCCGTTTCCGGGCGGCCTATGATTTCCTGCTACTGCGCGAGCAAGCCGGGGAAATCAAACCGGGGCTCGGGGACTGGTGGACCCGCTATCAGGAAGAAGACGAACAGGGCCGGCGCCAGATGATCAGCAATCTGGGTAACCAGGGGGGTGGCAACAAGCGCCGCCGCCGTCGTCGCCCCCGCAAACCCAAGGCCGACAGCTAA
- the acs gene encoding acetate--CoA ligase, whose product MSKPIVHPVPESFKSHALLDRETYDRLYAQSINDPDTFWSERANEFLDWKTPWDTVSDWDFKEGRAAWFKGATLNVCYNCVDRHLPERANQTAIIWEGDEPDQDKHISYQELFEEVSKFGNVLKNRGVKKGDRVVIYMPMIPEAAYAMLACARIGAIHSVVFGGFSPEALKDRINDAGACAVITADEGVRGGKTVPLKVNADKAMDGIDSVHTCVTVQRTGGDVAWQEARDVWYHDAIANASSDCEPEWVDAEDPLFTLYTSGSTGKPKGVVHTSAGYLLSAALTHKYVFDYHEGDIYWCTADVGWITGHSYIVYGPLANGATTLMFEGVPTYPDASRCWQVVDKHKVNIFYTAPTAIRALMGVGDEPVTRTSRSSLKLLGTVGEPINPEAWEWYYKVVGESRCPIVDTWWQTETGAIMIAPLPGAVDLKPGSATLPMFGVKPVLMDPDGNELEGATSGNLAIKSSWPSQIRTVYGDHQRMIDTYFSAYKGYYFTGDGARRDEDGYFWITGRVDDVLNVSGHRLGTAEIESALVLHPSISEAAVVGYQHDVKGQGVYAYVSLMAGKEGSDELVKELRDLVTQEIGPIAKPDLIHFAPGLPKTRSGKIMRRILRKIAANELDSLGDTSTLADPGVVDQLIDTRLNK is encoded by the coding sequence ATGTCCAAGCCCATCGTTCACCCCGTTCCCGAAAGCTTCAAGTCGCACGCCCTGCTGGACCGCGAGACCTACGATCGTCTTTATGCACAGTCCATCAACGACCCGGACACCTTCTGGTCCGAGCGCGCCAACGAATTTCTGGACTGGAAAACACCATGGGACACCGTCAGCGACTGGGACTTTAAAGAAGGCCGCGCCGCCTGGTTCAAAGGCGCCACCCTGAACGTCTGCTACAACTGCGTGGATCGCCACCTACCAGAGCGTGCCAACCAGACCGCCATCATCTGGGAAGGCGACGAGCCGGATCAGGACAAGCACATCAGCTATCAGGAACTGTTCGAGGAAGTCAGCAAGTTCGGCAACGTGCTCAAGAATCGCGGCGTCAAGAAAGGGGATCGCGTGGTGATCTACATGCCGATGATCCCGGAAGCGGCCTACGCCATGCTGGCCTGCGCCCGCATTGGCGCCATTCATTCCGTGGTGTTTGGCGGCTTCTCCCCCGAAGCACTCAAGGACCGCATCAATGATGCCGGCGCCTGCGCCGTGATCACCGCCGATGAAGGGGTGCGCGGCGGCAAGACCGTGCCGCTCAAGGTCAATGCGGACAAGGCCATGGACGGTATCGACAGCGTCCACACCTGCGTGACCGTCCAACGAACCGGTGGCGATGTGGCCTGGCAGGAAGCGCGGGATGTCTGGTACCACGATGCCATCGCCAATGCCTCCAGCGATTGTGAACCGGAATGGGTAGACGCCGAAGACCCGCTTTTCACCCTTTATACCTCCGGCTCCACCGGCAAGCCCAAGGGCGTGGTTCACACCTCTGCCGGCTACCTGCTCAGCGCCGCGCTGACCCACAAATACGTGTTCGACTACCACGAGGGGGACATCTACTGGTGTACCGCGGATGTGGGCTGGATCACCGGGCACAGCTATATTGTCTACGGCCCGCTGGCCAACGGCGCCACCACCCTGATGTTCGAAGGGGTACCGACTTATCCGGATGCCTCACGCTGTTGGCAAGTGGTCGACAAGCACAAGGTGAATATCTTCTACACCGCCCCCACTGCCATCCGTGCCCTCATGGGGGTAGGCGATGAACCGGTGACCCGGACTTCTCGCAGCTCGCTCAAACTGCTGGGCACCGTTGGCGAGCCGATCAACCCGGAAGCCTGGGAGTGGTATTACAAGGTAGTGGGTGAATCCCGCTGCCCGATCGTGGATACCTGGTGGCAGACCGAAACCGGCGCCATCATGATCGCCCCGCTACCCGGCGCCGTGGACCTGAAACCTGGTTCAGCCACCCTGCCCATGTTCGGTGTAAAGCCCGTTCTGATGGACCCGGACGGCAACGAACTGGAAGGCGCCACCTCCGGCAACCTGGCCATCAAGTCCAGCTGGCCCAGCCAGATCCGCACGGTCTACGGTGATCACCAGCGCATGATCGACACCTACTTCAGTGCCTACAAGGGCTATTACTTCACCGGTGACGGCGCCCGTCGTGATGAAGATGGCTACTTCTGGATCACCGGCCGGGTGGACGACGTGCTGAACGTATCCGGCCATCGCCTGGGCACCGCCGAGATCGAATCCGCGTTGGTGCTGCACCCGAGTATCTCTGAAGCCGCCGTGGTGGGTTACCAGCATGACGTGAAGGGCCAGGGTGTGTACGCCTATGTGTCCCTGATGGCCGGCAAGGAGGGCAGCGACGAGCTGGTGAAGGAACTGCGCGATCTGGTGACCCAGGAAATCGGTCCTATCGCCAAACCGGACCTGATCCACTTCGCCCCCGGCCTGCCCAAGACCCGCTCCGGGAAGATCATGCGTCGCATCCTGCGCAAGATCGCCGCCAACGAACTGGACTCCCTGGGCGACACCTCCACCCTGGCCGATCCCGGTGTGGTGGATCAGCTGATCGATACGCGCCTCAACAAGTAA
- the panB gene encoding 3-methyl-2-oxobutanoate hydroxymethyltransferase, with protein MSVTIRTLQKRKQDGEKFSVLTAYDACFAQLISSAGVDAILVGDSLGNVIQGQSSTVPVTLEQMAYHTECVARGNQGSLVMADVPFMGAATVERALESATALMQAGANMVKLEGSAWLAESIELLNRNGIPVCAHMGLTPQAVNALGGYRVQGKDDDSANEMLEAARTLEQAGAAMLLLECVPRELSTRITQAVNIPVIGIGAAPECDGQVLVMHDMLGISPGKPARFVKNFMADASDIPSAFKAYHEAVLAGTFPADEHCF; from the coding sequence GTGTCCGTAACCATTCGCACCCTGCAGAAGCGCAAACAGGACGGTGAAAAGTTCTCCGTTCTGACCGCCTACGACGCCTGTTTCGCCCAGCTGATTTCCAGTGCAGGCGTGGACGCCATTCTGGTGGGCGACTCTCTGGGTAACGTGATCCAGGGACAATCCAGCACCGTACCGGTGACGCTGGAGCAGATGGCCTACCACACCGAATGCGTGGCCCGCGGCAATCAAGGCAGCCTGGTCATGGCCGATGTGCCCTTCATGGGCGCCGCCACCGTGGAGCGCGCACTGGAAAGCGCCACCGCCCTGATGCAGGCCGGCGCCAACATGGTCAAGCTGGAGGGCAGCGCCTGGCTGGCAGAGAGCATCGAACTGCTCAATCGCAACGGCATTCCGGTGTGCGCCCACATGGGCCTGACCCCGCAGGCGGTGAACGCCCTGGGCGGCTATCGGGTACAGGGCAAGGATGACGACAGCGCCAATGAAATGCTGGAAGCCGCCCGCACCCTGGAACAGGCGGGCGCCGCCATGCTACTGCTGGAATGTGTACCCCGCGAACTGAGCACCCGCATTACCCAGGCCGTGAACATCCCGGTGATTGGTATCGGCGCGGCTCCGGAATGTGACGGCCAGGTCCTGGTGATGCACGACATGCTCGGCATTAGCCCCGGCAAACCCGCCCGTTTCGTGAAGAACTTCATGGCCGACGCCAGCGATATTCCGTCCGCGTTCAAGGCGTATCATGAAGCGGTACTCGCCGGCACCTTCCCGGCAGACGAGCATTGCTTTTAA